In one Thermanaerovibrio velox DSM 12556 genomic region, the following are encoded:
- a CDS encoding CheR family methyltransferase, whose product MAENLIPMIESSYGLDLRGKEEQLARVLGKLCEDSGMDLDRCTSTGLHKLCDAAVEHMVVGESYFLRHREALEEFVRHTASMGRPNVWCAACSTGEEAYSLAFLFVQRGIEDFSILGSDVNPSAIRRAREGVYGRWSLRGLGDEARLLFDHIHGNLFRVKDRYRRNVRFSIGNVMTPPEGVFIGISCRNLFIYFSDSGISKALDIFYQRLHPKGVLLVGAAEAPAVNRLMGNRFVPSGVFVFRKASPIKNVEAYPMPHREDAEGIIPRTPKMAEMTRHTAEEAPRIETPAKPAGEAPKEAKEAVPLKDQEDLVFERAKSMADRGDLQGALEILTSAEKVDPTGAKVKFLKGVILMDMGMHKEAAESFKEAAYLDPSMPEPRHSLMILSLQEGDMASAQRHGRLLLNILKDLDDREPTLYGPHVTKGHLRKTASEPF is encoded by the coding sequence ATGGCGGAGAACTTGATCCCCATGATCGAGTCCAGTTACGGCCTTGACCTTCGAGGGAAGGAAGAACAGCTGGCAAGGGTCCTGGGTAAGCTCTGCGAAGACTCGGGGATGGATCTGGACCGCTGTACATCCACGGGGCTCCACAAGCTCTGCGATGCCGCGGTGGAGCACATGGTGGTTGGCGAGAGCTACTTCCTGAGGCATCGGGAGGCCCTGGAGGAGTTCGTAAGGCACACGGCGTCCATGGGAAGGCCCAACGTGTGGTGCGCCGCCTGCAGCACCGGCGAAGAGGCCTACTCGCTGGCGTTCCTTTTCGTCCAAAGGGGCATAGAGGACTTCTCTATACTGGGCTCCGACGTAAATCCCTCGGCCATTAGAAGGGCCAGGGAGGGTGTATACGGTCGCTGGTCCCTCCGAGGCCTGGGCGATGAAGCGCGCCTTTTGTTTGACCACATCCATGGGAATCTATTTAGGGTAAAGGATAGGTACCGGAGGAACGTGCGTTTTTCGATCGGCAACGTGATGACCCCGCCGGAAGGGGTCTTCATCGGCATATCCTGCAGGAACCTCTTCATATACTTCTCCGACTCCGGGATATCCAAGGCCTTGGATATCTTCTACCAAAGGCTCCACCCCAAAGGGGTCCTCCTGGTCGGGGCGGCGGAAGCTCCCGCGGTGAACAGGCTCATGGGCAACCGGTTCGTGCCATCCGGGGTCTTCGTCTTCAGGAAAGCATCCCCCATCAAGAACGTTGAAGCTTATCCCATGCCCCACCGGGAGGACGCAGAGGGCATAATCCCCCGCACACCCAAGATGGCGGAGATGACCCGCCATACGGCAGAAGAGGCCCCGAGAATCGAGACACCGGCTAAACCCGCAGGGGAAGCTCCAAAGGAAGCAAAGGAGGCAGTCCCCCTCAAGGACCAGGAGGACTTGGTCTTCGAGAGGGCGAAATCCATGGCAGACCGGGGAGACCTGCAAGGGGCGCTGGAGATCCTGACCTCCGCTGAGAAGGTTGACCCCACCGGGGCTAAGGTTAAGTTTCTAAAGGGGGTGATACTAATGGACATGGGCATGCACAAAGAGGCGGCGGAGTCATTCAAGGAGGCGGCGTACCTGGACCCCTCGATGCCGGAACCCCGGCACTCCCTCATGATACTATCCCTCCAGGAGGGGGACATGGCGTCCGCCCAAAGGCATGGAAGGCTTCTTCTCAACATCCTCAAGGACTTGGACGACCGGGAACCCACGCTTTACGGACCCCACGTAACCAAGGGTCACCTAAGGAAAACCGCAAGCGAGCCGTTTTGA
- a CDS encoding SIR2 family NAD-dependent protein deacylase, translating into MTPLGLKEKAEELARAIEGARRIGVLTGAGISTGAGIPDFRGPKGIYRTLKVENPEAIFDIRRFNEDPSEFYRFHRGLMEMMLKAEPTFTHRFLAGLEGSKKVTVITQNVDGLHQRAGSKDVIEIHGGITHNFCSSCGKSYSIEELRQLMDLSDVPRCSCSGTIRPDIVFFGEPVKQLERCFSAASESDLMMVIGSSLNVTPAALIPSSSKGVLAVVNLGEVNTFNLHRRVDIMAEDDIDRFFKRVSENLKNLA; encoded by the coding sequence GTGACCCCCTTGGGCTTGAAAGAAAAGGCGGAGGAGCTGGCAAGGGCCATAGAGGGAGCGAGGAGGATAGGGGTCCTCACAGGGGCGGGGATATCCACCGGGGCGGGGATACCGGACTTCCGGGGGCCCAAGGGCATATACAGGACCCTCAAGGTTGAGAACCCGGAGGCCATCTTCGACATCCGCCGGTTCAATGAGGATCCGTCGGAGTTCTACCGGTTCCACCGGGGCCTTATGGAAATGATGCTCAAAGCGGAGCCCACCTTCACCCACCGTTTCCTCGCGGGTTTGGAGGGCTCTAAAAAGGTTACCGTCATCACCCAGAACGTGGACGGCCTGCACCAGCGGGCGGGGTCTAAAGACGTCATCGAGATCCACGGGGGCATAACCCATAACTTCTGCTCCTCCTGCGGCAAGAGCTACTCCATTGAGGAGTTAAGACAGCTCATGGATCTCAGCGACGTTCCAAGGTGCTCCTGTTCCGGGACGATAAGGCCGGACATCGTGTTCTTCGGGGAGCCGGTTAAACAGCTGGAGCGCTGTTTCAGCGCCGCCTCCGAGAGCGACCTAATGATGGTCATAGGTTCATCCCTGAACGTGACCCCCGCGGCGCTGATACCCTCATCATCCAAGGGGGTTCTGGCGGTGGTGAACCTGGGGGAGGTCAACACCTTTAACCTTCACCGCCGTGTGGACATAATGGCAGAGGATGACATAGACCGGTTCTTCAAGCGGGTGAGCGAAAACCTAAAGAACCTTGCTTAA
- the glgB gene encoding 1,4-alpha-glucan branching protein GlgB — MILSGAVPGISLMSDYDVYLFREGRHFRLYRCLGCHLMEVDGQGGALFAVWAPNAEWVSVAGDFNGWDRGSHRLYPRWDGSGVFEGFVPFVKPGDRYKYVIRSRVTGETYEKADPFGFFFECPPRSASVVWDLSYRWGDDSWMSARPDRNSLDSPWTVYEVHPGSWQRVPEDGNRPLSYRELAERLGNYLLETGFTHLELLPVMEHPFYGSWGYQTIGYFAPSARYGTPQDFMAFVDHMHHLGIGVILDWVPSHFPKDGHGLGLFDGTCLFEHQDPRKGYHPDWKSGIFNYDRNEVRSFLISSAAFWCDVYHADGLRVDAVASMLYLDYSRKHGEWIPNQYGGRENLGAIEFLRAMNCELYRSFPGIQTIAEESTAWPMVSRPTFLGGLGFGMKWNMGWMHDVLSHMSRDPVHRKWHFDELTFGLWYNYSENFVLPLSHDEVVHGKGSLWGKMWGDEWNKAASLRLLYGWMYCHPGKKLLFMGGEFGQEREWNHESSLDWHLMGESELHRGIFQWVKDLNRFVRSRPAMYQLDFDPRGFQWVDCDDRDNGILACLRFSEDGPVVLGVGNFTPVPRRDYRLGVPCGGFWREVLNSDASLYGGSGEGNLGGVWASDLGSHGRPYSLTLTIPGNSFLFFEPQG; from the coding sequence ATGATATTGAGCGGTGCTGTGCCTGGGATAAGCCTCATGAGCGATTACGACGTGTATCTATTTCGGGAGGGTCGTCACTTCAGGTTGTACCGCTGTCTTGGTTGCCACCTGATGGAGGTGGACGGTCAAGGGGGGGCTCTTTTCGCGGTATGGGCTCCCAACGCGGAATGGGTGTCCGTTGCGGGGGACTTCAACGGCTGGGACCGGGGGTCCCACCGGCTGTACCCTCGATGGGACGGTTCCGGGGTGTTCGAGGGATTCGTGCCCTTCGTCAAGCCTGGGGACAGGTACAAGTACGTGATAAGGTCCAGGGTGACCGGGGAGACATATGAGAAGGCGGACCCGTTCGGATTCTTCTTCGAGTGCCCTCCCCGAAGCGCATCGGTGGTCTGGGATCTTTCCTATCGGTGGGGGGATGATTCCTGGATGTCAGCCAGGCCGGATAGGAACTCGCTGGACTCCCCTTGGACCGTATACGAGGTTCACCCGGGCTCATGGCAGAGGGTGCCGGAGGATGGCAACAGGCCCCTTTCGTACCGGGAGCTTGCGGAGAGGCTTGGGAACTACCTTCTGGAGACCGGTTTCACCCACCTGGAGCTGTTGCCTGTTATGGAGCACCCGTTCTACGGTTCCTGGGGCTATCAGACCATTGGGTACTTTGCCCCCTCCGCCCGCTATGGAACCCCCCAGGACTTCATGGCCTTTGTGGATCACATGCATCACCTCGGCATAGGGGTGATCCTCGATTGGGTTCCCTCCCACTTCCCCAAGGACGGGCACGGCCTTGGGCTCTTCGACGGGACCTGCCTTTTCGAACACCAGGACCCCAGAAAGGGGTACCATCCGGACTGGAAGAGCGGCATCTTCAACTACGATCGCAACGAGGTTAGGAGCTTCCTCATAAGCTCCGCTGCCTTTTGGTGCGACGTCTACCACGCCGATGGCCTCAGGGTGGATGCGGTGGCCTCGATGCTGTACCTGGACTACTCGAGGAAGCACGGGGAATGGATTCCTAACCAATACGGGGGAAGGGAGAACCTGGGGGCCATAGAGTTCCTCCGGGCCATGAACTGCGAGCTCTACCGGAGCTTCCCGGGGATCCAGACCATAGCGGAGGAGTCCACCGCTTGGCCCATGGTGAGCCGCCCGACCTTCCTTGGGGGGTTGGGATTTGGGATGAAGTGGAACATGGGATGGATGCACGACGTGCTGTCCCACATGTCCAGGGATCCCGTTCATCGCAAGTGGCACTTCGACGAGCTCACCTTTGGGCTTTGGTACAACTACTCGGAGAACTTCGTGCTTCCCCTATCCCATGACGAGGTGGTTCACGGGAAGGGCTCCCTATGGGGCAAGATGTGGGGGGACGAATGGAACAAGGCGGCTTCGCTGCGGCTGCTTTACGGTTGGATGTACTGTCATCCCGGCAAGAAGCTCCTGTTCATGGGGGGGGAGTTCGGCCAGGAGAGGGAGTGGAACCACGAGTCCAGCCTTGACTGGCATCTGATGGGGGAGTCGGAGCTGCACCGGGGGATCTTCCAGTGGGTTAAGGACCTGAACCGGTTCGTTCGGTCCCGTCCTGCCATGTACCAGTTGGACTTCGACCCCAGGGGATTCCAGTGGGTGGACTGTGATGACCGGGACAACGGCATATTGGCGTGCCTCAGGTTCTCGGAGGATGGCCCAGTGGTGTTGGGGGTTGGGAACTTCACCCCTGTTCCTCGCAGGGATTATAGGCTGGGAGTCCCTTGCGGGGGTTTCTGGAGGGAGGTGCTCAACTCCGACGCTTCCCTGTACGGGGGATCTGGGGAGGGTAACCTGGGAGGTGTTTGGGCCTCGGATCTGGGCTCCCATGGGAGGCCCTATTCGCTGACGCTTACCATACCGGGGAACTCGTTCTTGTTCTTCGAGCCTCAAGGTTGA
- a CDS encoding chemotaxis protein CheW: MDSFLVMRIASRYLALPIQQVVRAVPAALLSPPAGKGPVAGILNLEGEMIPVIDPREIFGVPKKEMDTSDAIVLAQWGDQVIGIWVDQVLGVFEPQSRRSCTVMGQPVDAVAIGQDQPVAAVLDIGGMFSER; the protein is encoded by the coding sequence GTGGATTCTTTCCTGGTCATGCGGATCGCAAGCAGGTACCTCGCGCTGCCCATCCAGCAGGTGGTCCGGGCCGTTCCTGCGGCCCTGCTCAGCCCTCCCGCGGGGAAGGGGCCGGTGGCGGGTATACTCAACTTGGAGGGGGAGATGATCCCGGTGATCGACCCAAGGGAGATCTTCGGGGTCCCCAAAAAGGAAATGGACACCTCAGACGCCATCGTCCTGGCCCAATGGGGGGACCAGGTGATCGGAATATGGGTGGACCAGGTGCTCGGGGTCTTTGAGCCTCAATCCAGAAGGAGCTGCACCGTGATGGGGCAGCCGGTGGACGCGGTGGCCATAGGGCAGGACCAGCCGGTGGCAGCGGTTCTGGATATCGGGGGGATGTTCTCTGAACGATAG
- a CDS encoding methyl-accepting chemotaxis protein: protein MKITIRIKLLGLITLASLSLMWLGFTMWGNMVQAKRMYEEQQMVQRALMLAERINYKRMEVRSIFISALSDQTNKLYGEDLPQNLRRKREAIDQMGRDVDDLLSNPYIRSNPKELSMAEHLRDHYLKWRREHEEVDKILWDLSQSGSRSSREKVYSGGMNKIKDLFELSNQFGEEADAFVNFMTSEASAKALESAERAKRSAVMSIIGLGIIITAIMSSGYLLAFRVSSVIRWASHAMEKIASRSIDLTVPQDFLRRSDEVGDIARSLEQLLTALREQISEMGTASKTLTDTSIKISSTVSQVAASTEENYSAITESSTSMEEIKATARSTAKRMEEATQLSRDGLDLVIRANEAVTGLLNSLKAIMERMDFISGTIVKLNDRSREIMEIADTVEDLADQSNLLAVNAAVEAARYSDGGKGFAVVAQEIKELAEQSKQSAKEVKHKLEEVLRATSSAVMATEQGMKAVAEAEKHTEPVKNSMDQMARQLGEIAQMAGQILKANQDLFIGVDQVNLALEQIRTASKENLDAMKALESSAIELKAQGQKLIQIVNEYKL, encoded by the coding sequence ATGAAGATTACCATAAGGATCAAGCTCCTGGGCCTCATCACATTAGCATCCCTCTCCCTTATGTGGCTTGGATTCACCATGTGGGGGAACATGGTCCAGGCAAAAAGGATGTACGAGGAACAGCAAATGGTCCAAAGGGCCCTCATGCTGGCGGAAAGGATAAATTATAAAAGGATGGAGGTAAGGAGCATCTTCATATCCGCCCTTAGCGACCAAACAAACAAACTGTACGGAGAGGACTTGCCTCAAAACCTCCGTAGGAAGAGAGAGGCAATAGACCAGATGGGGCGGGACGTGGACGATCTGTTAAGTAACCCGTACATAAGATCTAACCCCAAGGAACTGTCCATGGCGGAGCATCTGAGGGACCACTACCTAAAGTGGCGGCGGGAGCACGAAGAGGTGGACAAAATCCTATGGGACTTGAGCCAGAGCGGGAGCAGGTCCTCCAGGGAAAAGGTCTACTCCGGGGGGATGAACAAGATAAAAGATCTGTTCGAGTTATCCAATCAGTTCGGGGAAGAGGCGGACGCCTTCGTCAACTTCATGACATCCGAGGCCTCGGCAAAGGCGTTAGAATCCGCAGAAAGGGCAAAGAGATCCGCCGTGATGTCGATCATAGGCCTTGGGATCATAATCACCGCCATCATGTCCTCGGGATACCTCCTGGCCTTCAGGGTATCATCCGTAATCCGATGGGCCTCCCACGCCATGGAGAAGATAGCTTCCCGTAGTATAGATTTAACGGTTCCCCAGGATTTCCTCAGACGATCCGACGAGGTAGGGGACATTGCTAGGTCCTTGGAGCAGCTCCTTACCGCCCTAAGGGAACAGATATCAGAGATGGGCACGGCGTCAAAGACGTTAACCGACACGTCGATCAAGATCAGCAGCACGGTGTCCCAGGTGGCGGCATCCACGGAGGAGAACTACTCCGCCATAACAGAGAGCTCCACTTCCATGGAGGAGATCAAGGCCACCGCAAGGAGCACCGCCAAGAGGATGGAGGAGGCCACGCAGCTTTCCCGGGACGGGCTTGATCTGGTGATAAGGGCAAACGAGGCCGTAACGGGGCTTCTAAACTCCCTCAAGGCGATAATGGAGCGGATGGACTTCATCTCCGGCACGATAGTCAAACTTAACGACCGCAGCAGGGAGATAATGGAGATAGCGGACACCGTTGAGGACCTGGCGGATCAGTCAAACCTGCTGGCGGTGAACGCGGCGGTGGAGGCCGCCCGCTACTCCGACGGGGGCAAGGGTTTTGCGGTGGTGGCCCAGGAGATCAAGGAGCTTGCGGAGCAGTCCAAGCAGTCCGCTAAGGAGGTGAAGCACAAGCTCGAGGAGGTCCTGCGGGCCACGTCATCGGCGGTCATGGCCACAGAACAGGGCATGAAGGCGGTAGCCGAGGCGGAGAAGCACACCGAGCCCGTAAAGAACTCCATGGACCAGATGGCCCGTCAGCTGGGGGAGATAGCCCAGATGGCGGGGCAGATCCTCAAGGCCAACCAGGACCTGTTCATAGGGGTTGATCAGGTGAACCTGGCGCTGGAGCAGATCCGCACCGCCAGCAAGGAAAACTTGGATGCCATGAAGGCCCTTGAGTCCTCTGCGATTGAGCTAAAGGCCCAGGGGCAGAAGCTGATTCAAATCGTGAACGAGTACAAGCTCTAG
- a CDS encoding chemotaxis protein CheW, whose translation MSSRADLTTEILKARAVKLSRRPQTEERLISMLMFIRMGKRLGIPASKGGEIVRLKIGYTPLPLTSPHLAGVFNLRGSIVPLIDPSPLAGISGSGEIQVAMIIHNRKGPFGIGFDRLEGLVSLSSSAVREVRGSGPVRWMLDDVPILDPDLISP comes from the coding sequence GTGAGCTCACGGGCGGATCTCACGACGGAAATATTAAAGGCCCGGGCGGTTAAACTATCCCGTAGACCGCAGACAGAAGAACGGCTGATCTCCATGCTCATGTTCATCAGGATGGGCAAGAGACTGGGCATACCGGCCTCCAAGGGGGGGGAGATAGTCCGCCTCAAGATCGGGTATACTCCTCTGCCCCTAACCAGTCCCCATTTGGCCGGGGTGTTCAACCTGAGGGGCAGCATCGTGCCCCTAATAGACCCGTCCCCCCTGGCGGGCATATCCGGCTCCGGAGAGATCCAGGTGGCCATGATCATCCATAACCGCAAGGGGCCCTTCGGCATAGGATTTGACAGACTGGAGGGGCTGGTAAGCCTAAGCTCATCGGCGGTCCGAGAGGTGCGAGGCTCGGGCCCGGTCAGGTGGATGCTCGATGACGTCCCCATACTCGATCCGGATCTCATATCCCCCTGA